The following DNA comes from Alosa alosa isolate M-15738 ecotype Scorff River chromosome 13, AALO_Geno_1.1, whole genome shotgun sequence.
GATCAAATCTGCTAAGTCTCTAACACTTGCCTACAAAgttccggttctgctcccacctactctGAATGCCCCCTATACAGACTTACACTCACTCTCCAGACCGGCCAAGGCTCCCTCTGACTTAAtccacgcctagctctaccCACCGGGTAtcagccaatccaaacttttctcatctgttatACCCTCGCCAGGAACATACACCCGCTAGTTCCTACTAGGGCAGGGAGATCCTTTTCCACTCTCAAAAAaccctgaagacccagctcttttaTAGATctactcatagcaacactttaCAACAGCTCCattgatcctagcactcaccagccgctttTAAACTGGATAAGTAACTATTAAAACAGCACCTTGACCCCAGACTTATTCTACTGTAATTCCCCTAATGTTTTAAACTGTCCCAAATTcagagaattgttctaaaactttcattgtttaccatgttgttagtcgcttgcTGGggccagccaaatgtaatggggccgtaaatgtaatgtaaatgtggGGCCGTaaggtgtggagtgtgtgtgtgagagcagtgtgtggagtgtgagtgtgagtgtgggaggtgtgtgtgtgagtgtgtgtgtgtgtgtgtgtgtgtgtgtgtgaggagtgtgtgtggaggagtgtggagtgtgtgtgtgtgtgtgtgtgaggtgtgtgaggtgaggtgtgtgtgggaatgtgtgtgtgtgtgtgtgtgtgtggatagagtgtgtgtgtgtgtgtgtgtgtgtgtaggagtgtgtgtgtgtggagggggtgggtgtgtgtgcgtgtgtggaggtgtgggaggtggagaaggtgtgagtgtgtgtgtgtgtgtgtgtggagagagtgtgtgcgtgtgtgtggaggtgtgtgtgtgagtgtgtgagtgtgtgtgtgtgtgcggggaggaggtgtgtgaggtgtgtgtgtgtgtgtgtgtgtgagtgtgttcgtgtgtgtgtgtgtgtgtgcgcgagtgtgtgtgtgtgtgtgtgtgtgtgtgtgttcgtggcAGTTCGGCGGGCGATGACTCACGCTATGGTCAAGGCCTCGGCCTTCATGGGGAGCATGAAGCGCACGCCTGCCCCCTGTCCAGCCCCGGGCAGGCCTGTCCCAGCAGATTGAGGAGTGCCCTGATGGGGTGGCTGCTCAAGGTGGAGGGCCTCAAGTCTGCAGAGGGACCAAGGCTTCCTCCCTCCTgtccccacctccacctccacctccctcccggTGGTCTCCCCAGTCAGTCCCACTCCCATCCATGACCACCAGCGCCTCCTCAGGCCCGCCCGCCTAACTGCTTGACGGAGGGCGGGTTGATGCAGGTGCACGCTGCGTCGCTGTTGCTGCTCTCCTTCCCGaagcctccccctcctcctcctcctggtgtCGTCGCAGCCGCCGACCCACCCGTCGCCATGGTGACGGtgcctcctccaccctcccctGCTCCGTCTCCGAAGCCCAGCCCCGCCAGGATCCCCaggcccccccgccccccctgcCGGCGCTCGTTGGCGTGGCGACGGTGGCGAAGCTTCTGCCGCTCGCTGCTGTTGCGCGGCTGGCGCATGAAGAGGAGAGCGGGCAGCTTGTCCAGGAACACCAGCTTGACCCACGGCGGCATGGTGTGCGTGGTGGGCGAGCGGTGGTGCACGTTGAGAACGCAGACGCTCGTGACGATGGAGAAGGTCACCAGCACCATGGTGAACATCAGGTACTTGCCCACCAGCGGCACGTCCAGCGAGGTGGGCGGCACGATCTTGGAGatcaggaggaggaagacggtGAGGGCCAGGAGCACGGAGATGCAGAGGGTCATTTTCTCGCCGCAGTCCGAGGGCAGGTAGAAGACCAGGATGGCCAGCGACGTGATGAGGACGCAGGGGATGATCAGGTTGATGGTGTAGAAGAGTGGCTTGCGGCGGATGATGAAGTCGTATGTGATGTCAACGAAGTGGCGGCCCCAAGGGCTCGCTTGGTGCCGCCAGGAAGCTGATGATGTCCCACCTCCGGGCTAGGTGAAGTCGTCCATGCTGGCCACATCCGTGCGCAGCACCAGGTCCACCTCGGAGCGGTCGTAGGTCCACGAGCGGAAGGTGAGCGTGCAGTTCTGCTGGTCGAAGGGGAAGTGCTTGACCTCGATCTTGCAGGCGCTTTTGTAGATGGCCGGTGGGAGCCAGAAGACGCTGCCGTCATACGAGACCACCGCGTTGGAGTAGAAGGACACTTCATACATGCCATCCGCACTGAGGATgatgagaggaagggaggagggaaagaaagaaaggatgagGGATGATAcaagagaataaaaaagaaagaggaaaagagaagattAATGAAGGGAAAATATGAGGGAGAGATTAAATACATTAGCACATTGGAGTCATCCCTGCGGCTGTGTGCTGTATTAATGTTTCATTCACTGCCTTTTCGCTGGTTGGACATGCTTAGCTTGTTTTGTGGGCCTAAGGCTAAGAGTCACGGCAAGAATTTAATTCCGATGTGCCAGGAGAGATCAAAATTAAAAACGAATGAGACGAAACAGTATAGGATAGAATTTCAGGCAGGCTTGGTATACAATTTCCAGAGACATAAACTCCACATAGTTCTCAGACCTCTGTGGTCAGACTTTGAAATCACtgaacaggaacacacacacacacacacacacacacacacacacacacacacacacacaaacacacacaaacacacactcacacacacacacacacacacacacactctcacacacacacacacacacaggagtggaGGTGTGTAATTAGGTTTATCCTGAGCGCATCGCTGCAGAAAagatgaagagagtgagagactaaGATCCTGATAGGCACAGGACGGGATGGAAGATGGATGGATACAGATCGAGAGCAAGATGGACGCTTTTGTTACGGGCAGGTAAGGCCAGGTCGGtaagacgacacacacacacgtcagctaGAGTAAGACGACACACACCGGCATCCTTGACACGTCACTCACAGACGATTAAACCTTGGACCCATCTATCTGGTAACTCGCaagagagagctgagagagagagaggatgcagaCTGAGAGACtactgcaagagagagaaagagagagagagagagatgtagactGAGACtactgtaagagagagaaagagagagcgagatataTATAGACTGGTACTACTgtcaaaaaagggaaaacatatatatatatagatgtaGACTGAGACTACCGTAAAGAGCAtaaagatatatatagagatgtAGACTGAGACCactgtaaaaagagagagagagcgagagatgcaGACTGAGACTACCGTTTATATAGAGAAATTATAGAGAGATATATGACTGAGAGACTAAAAaagatatatgttatatatatagagatgCAGACTGAGACTactgcaagagagaaagagagagagagagagatgtagactGAGACtactgtaagagagagaaagagagagagagagatgtagactGAGACtactgtaagagagagaaagagagagcgagagagatgtaGACTGAGACtactgtaagagagagaaagagagagagagagagagaaagaaaaagaaacataaaGAAAAGCTGCACgagagagtaaaagaggggaaaaagtaacagacacagagagaaacagagaacaatttgtatgagagtgagagagaaagaaagaaagaaagaaagaaagaaagaaagagagaaaaagagaaagagagaaagagcagacgATAAGGACATTAAGTGATAAGTGAAAGTGATATGACACCAAAGGGCCACAgcagccagccacacacacacacacacacacacacacacacacacacacacacacacacacacacacacacacacacacacacacacacacacacccacacacccacacacacacacacacacacacacacacacacacacacccccgaaGACACAGATATCAACTACAAATGAATGATGGAGGCCAGATCTGACGCTATGTCACAGTAACTCAAGCAACAGAATTGGAGACGAAAAAGCGATcgggtgggggaggggcgcgAGCACTAACGATATTAAAGCTCACGGTACAGGCAGACGCAAACGAAGATGAAAGTGATACTGATCCTGCAA
Coding sequences within:
- the chrnb2 gene encoding LOW QUALITY PROTEIN: neuronal acetylcholine receptor subunit beta-2 (The sequence of the model RefSeq protein was modified relative to this genomic sequence to represent the inferred CDS: substituted 1 base at 1 genomic stop codon); its protein translation is MALWMLLYLLAIVKNSLGADTEERLVEHLLNPAHYNKLIRPATNGSELVTVQFMLSLAQLISVHEREQIMTTNVWLTQEWQDYRLTWVPEEFDGMLKVRLPSKHIWLPDIVLYNNADGMYEVSFYSNAVVSYDGSVFWLPPAIYKSACKIEVKHFPFDQQNCTLTFRSWTYDRSEVDLVLRTDVASMDDFTXPGGGTSSASWRHQASPWGRHFVDITYDFIIRRKPLFYTINLIIPCVLITSLAILVFYLPSDCGEKMTLCISVLLALTVFLLLISKIVPPTSLDVPLVGKYLMFTMVLVTFSIVTSVCVLNVHHRSPTTHTMPPWVKLVFLDKLPALLFMRQPRNSSERQKLRHRRHANERRQGGRGGLGILAGLGFGDGAGEGGGGTVTMATGGSAAATTPGGGGGGGFGKESSNSDAACTCINPPSVKQLAGIKPEPYPSSRGKPAPVIWRRKPIRSSQSTDPICYSVEWRFDKRKVSEDWKYVAMVIDRLFLWIFVFVCVFGTVGMFLQPLFQNTTVKVLTHTPG